Proteins from a genomic interval of Streptomyces sp. Tu6071:
- a CDS encoding TetR/AcrR family transcriptional regulator translates to MAAAEELFYAHGITAVGVDLIAERSGVTKRTLYNQFGSKDRLVAAYLAARDARWRALVRAEVDAVRGTDPVAAVTAPFTALREWSRADAARGCAFINALAELPDPAHPAHRVAAGQKLWLRALFAHLATEAGCRAPDALATRLLVLHEGALATQPLPLDTLAETTALAGELVRAAAR, encoded by the coding sequence GTGGCGGCGGCCGAGGAGCTGTTCTACGCGCACGGCATCACGGCCGTCGGCGTGGACCTCATAGCCGAGCGCTCCGGCGTCACCAAGCGCACGCTGTACAACCAGTTCGGCTCGAAGGACCGGCTCGTCGCCGCGTACCTCGCCGCCCGCGACGCCCGCTGGCGCGCGCTCGTACGCGCCGAGGTGGACGCCGTACGCGGCACGGACCCCGTCGCCGCCGTCACCGCGCCCTTCACCGCGCTGCGCGAGTGGAGCCGCGCGGACGCGGCGCGCGGCTGCGCCTTCATCAACGCGCTCGCCGAACTCCCCGACCCCGCCCACCCCGCGCACCGCGTCGCCGCCGGACAGAAGCTGTGGCTGCGCGCCCTCTTCGCCCACCTCGCCACCGAGGCCGGCTGCCGCGCCCCCGACGCCCTCGCGACCCGCCTCCTCGTCCTCCACGAAGGCGCCCTCGCCACTCAGCCCCTCCCCCTCGACACGCTCGCGGAGACGACGGCACTGGCCGGGGAGCTGGTCCGGGCGGCGGCGAGGTGA